The following nucleotide sequence is from Deltaproteobacteria bacterium.
TTCTTTTTTTATTTCTTCGGTTACCGGTATTACGCCAGGAGGATTGAAAGGGAACTCGTCAATCCGGGAGATAATGAAACTCCGGCTTTTTCAAAAAGAGATGGTGTAGATTATGTCCCCGCAAAAAAATCAATTCTTTTTGGCCATCACTTCGCCTCCATTGCAGGAGCAGGGCCAATCATCGGACCTATCGTTGCACTTGTTAATTTTGGATGGCTTGCAGCGTTGGCCTGGATAGCTGTCGGTAATGTTTTCATTGGCGCTGTCCACGACTATCTCACGCTTATGCTTTCTGTCAGGAACAAGGGCGTATCCGTTGCGGATATTGCTGACCGGGCTATGGGCAGAAGGGCGAAAAATATCTTTTCCATTTTTCTCTACCTCGCCCTTGTTCTGGTCGTGACCGTCTTTGGCATGGTAGGCGCCAATACGCTGGTAGCTCAGCCGGGCATGGTTATTCCAACCTTTGCCCTTGTTCCTGTCGCCATCATATTCGGCTGGGCAGTTTATGTGAGAAATGTTCCCCTGCTGCCTGCAACCATAGTCGTAGTGGCCATCAACGCAATGGCTATTTATATTGGATACCATAATCCCGTAGCTTTTCCCAAAGAGGGCATTGGGGGAATTTCACCTATCAATATCTGGTTTGCCATCCTGATGATTTACGCGGCCCTTGCTTCTGTCTTACCTGTTAATATTCTTTTGCAACCCAGGGATTATATAGCCACATTCAACCTCTATCTTGCTATGCTTATCGGCTTTGCCGCTATTCTCTTCGTACGCCCTGAAATGAACGCTCCACCGGTAGTAACGGTTTTCTCGGAATCAAAGGGGCCTATCTGGCCCATGCTCTTCGTTCTTGTCGCCTGTGGCGCTGTATCGGGTTTCCATTGTCTCGTCTCCAGCGGAACAACATCAAAGCAGCTTTCCTGCGAAAAGGATGGCAAAGCTATCGCCTTTGGCGGTATGCTTTTTGAGGGTTTCCTGGCGGTCATGACTTTGGTGCTTGTCGGCGCCGGTCTTTACTGGACACCGCCCCTTGATGGAAACACAGACATGGTCAGGTATGGTATCAGGGAAGTGATGACTTCAGGAGGGTGGGTCGTGGCATTCGGCAATGGTTTCGGCAGTATCGTTAGTCAAATGCTCCCTTTTCTCGGTTTTTCTATCGCTTCAATGATTGCAATGACAGCGCTCAAAACCTTTATTCTTACTACACTTGATTCATCGACAAGAATTGCCAGGTTTATCATCGAGGAATCCGTTGGCCGCAAGGTTCCGGTTTTTTCAAATAAATACATCGCTCTTTTATTAGTCATTGTTCCCTCATACGTGCTGGGAATTTCAAGTGGATATACCAAAATATGGCCCATTTTTGGCGCAACCAACCAGCTCATTGCCGCACTGGCTCTTATGGTTGTTTCTTCTTATCTGGTAGGAGTAAAAAAACCGCTCAAATATACCCTCATTCCGGCCTTATTTATGATTATCACGACAATAGCCGCTCTGCTATGGCAGGCATTCAACTTCTATTCGGGAGATAGCCCGGACTATTTTCTTGGCAACCTGTCACTCATTCTTGTGGCGCTGGCCCTTTTTGTCGGTTATGAAGGTTTGTCTGTTTTTCTAAATCTTGAAAAAAATGAAGAAGCCATTGCCGAGGCATAAAGAACGTTCATCATTTGGATCAAAAAGGCGGGAAAAAACTTGAATGCCAGTCATCCTCTTTACGTAATATGACGGCCTGACTCTTCATAAGGCTTAACGCAGCCACGGGGGACAGCATAGAATCAATCAATAAAAAGGATTAAAAGCAAAATTACTTTATTTCTATTTTCTTTTGTGTCATTTTTTAAAGGGAAACTGCTTTTTTCTAATTCTTATCGCTTTCAGCGATAAGAAAAAGGGGTATTTCCCGGCATATTACTTGCTTCTGTATTATTAGCTTCTATTGAAAGGCTTATGGAGGACTTATGCCAAAAGTGTTGATTATTGGTGGAGGGGAAGGCGGAGCGCTGCTGCTTCCCATCCTGAATGAAGACAAGAATATAGAAATCCTCGGTGTCGCCGACATCAAAACGGATGCACCGGCTATTTTTAAAGCGAGAGAGCTTGGAATTCCTACCTCTGACAGTTACAAAGAATTACTTAAAACCTGTTCACCCGAGGTTATTATTAATGTAACAGGGAGCCGGGAAATATCGGATGATCTCTACCAGAGAAAAGAAGCGCATACGGAAATACTGGGAGGCCTCAGCGCTAACCTTCTTTTTAAACTGGTCGACGAAAGAAGAAAGAGTGAGGAGCAGATATCAAGAAGTCTGCAGGAGCAGCATATGCTCTATGATATCGGGATCATGCTTTCTTCCTCAGATAAGCAGGAAGACATGCTGCTCACCATTATACAGTATGCCATGAGACTAACCGACATGCCTGCAGGCAGTATTACTTTATATAATGAAACGACAGGTAAAATGGAACTGATGGCCAGCGTCGGTTTTAGTGATTCATTTACAACCAAAACCTCATGGGATATAGAGAAGGGGGGCTTATCAGATCATATTTTGAATGAGGGGAAAACAGTTGCCATAAAAAATATAAAGGAACTCATAAAGGTTGACAGACCGGCCCTGGAAGCGGAAAATATCAAATCTCTTCTTGCAACACCGCTTATCGCAGAAAGAAAGACAATCGGTATTCTTTATGTCGATGATTTTGAAGAGAGGGAATTTACCCCGAAAGATGAATCTATTATCGCCCTGCTGGCAACGCAGGCGGCAGCAGCTATCGAAAAACTGCAACTTCTCGAAAAAACGAGAAAACTGGCCATAACCGATGAATTAACGACACTGCATAATCACAGGCACTTTGTCCACCTTCTCACTGAAGAGTTGAAAAGGGCCAAGCGCTATTCACGGCCCCTTTCAGTTATGCTTATCGATATCGATCATTTCAAACATTATAATGACACCAACGGTCATATTGAGGGTAACGATGTTCTTAAAGATGTTGCCGCCGCAATGCTTCAAAGCATCAGGGATATCGATATTCTGGCAAGATATGGGGGCGAAGAATTTGCCGTTATTCTTCCTGAAGCCGACAAGGCTGAAACGGGCAAATGCGCTGAAAGGGTAAGGAAGGCTATTGAAGGCAAAAAATTTGCCAACCAGGAAAAACAGCCTCTCGGTAACCTGACGGTAAGTATCGGTTATTCTACCTATCCCGAGGACGCAAAGATGCAGAGATCACTGCTAAACAGGGCTGATATCGCACTTTACAAGGCAAAAGAAGAAGGAAGAAACAAGGCTATCGCTTTTAGACAGTAAATTTCTTCAACGGCTTTTACCCCTCATAAATTCAATTGCAGATTTGATCTCCCTTTTCCTTCCCTTTATGCAGGTTCCTTTCCATGGCATACCATGAAATCCTTCCATAGCAGCCTGT
It contains:
- a CDS encoding carbon starvation protein A; translated protein: MNSSYIIIAAFFFFYFFGYRYYARRIERELVNPGDNETPAFSKRDGVDYVPAKKSILFGHHFASIAGAGPIIGPIVALVNFGWLAALAWIAVGNVFIGAVHDYLTLMLSVRNKGVSVADIADRAMGRRAKNIFSIFLYLALVLVVTVFGMVGANTLVAQPGMVIPTFALVPVAIIFGWAVYVRNVPLLPATIVVVAINAMAIYIGYHNPVAFPKEGIGGISPINIWFAILMIYAALASVLPVNILLQPRDYIATFNLYLAMLIGFAAILFVRPEMNAPPVVTVFSESKGPIWPMLFVLVACGAVSGFHCLVSSGTTSKQLSCEKDGKAIAFGGMLFEGFLAVMTLVLVGAGLYWTPPLDGNTDMVRYGIREVMTSGGWVVAFGNGFGSIVSQMLPFLGFSIASMIAMTALKTFILTTLDSSTRIARFIIEESVGRKVPVFSNKYIALLLVIVPSYVLGISSGYTKIWPIFGATNQLIAALALMVVSSYLVGVKKPLKYTLIPALFMIITTIAALLWQAFNFYSGDSPDYFLGNLSLILVALALFVGYEGLSVFLNLEKNEEAIAEA
- a CDS encoding sensor domain-containing diguanylate cyclase — protein: MPKVLIIGGGEGGALLLPILNEDKNIEILGVADIKTDAPAIFKARELGIPTSDSYKELLKTCSPEVIINVTGSREISDDLYQRKEAHTEILGGLSANLLFKLVDERRKSEEQISRSLQEQHMLYDIGIMLSSSDKQEDMLLTIIQYAMRLTDMPAGSITLYNETTGKMELMASVGFSDSFTTKTSWDIEKGGLSDHILNEGKTVAIKNIKELIKVDRPALEAENIKSLLATPLIAERKTIGILYVDDFEEREFTPKDESIIALLATQAAAAIEKLQLLEKTRKLAITDELTTLHNHRHFVHLLTEELKRAKRYSRPLSVMLIDIDHFKHYNDTNGHIEGNDVLKDVAAAMLQSIRDIDILARYGGEEFAVILPEADKAETGKCAERVRKAIEGKKFANQEKQPLGNLTVSIGYSTYPEDAKMQRSLLNRADIALYKAKEEGRNKAIAFRQ